A window from Micromonospora terminaliae encodes these proteins:
- a CDS encoding 2-hydroxymuconic semialdehyde dehydrogenase has product MAGHAPDGPGLLRNFVGGSFTDAGPRFVKRSPVTGEPVFEVVEAGESVVDDAVTAARAALRGPWGRMGERERAEVLRRVADELERRFDDLVAAEVADTGKAISQARTLDIPRGAANFRAFAEIVATAPTESFTTVTPTGGRALNYAVRKPVGVVAIIVPWNLPLLLLTWKVAPALACGNAVVVKPSEETPASATLLAEVMAAAGVPEGVFNLVHGFGPGSAGEHLTRHPGVDAITFTGESATGSAIMRAAADGVKAVSFELGGKNAGLVFADADLDAAVAGSVRSSFTNGGQVCLCTERIYVQRPVFEEFTARLAKRADELAYGWPADEATANMPLISHTHRDKVLGHYDVARTEGAEVRAGGGTPRFGDARDGGAYVQPTVLTGLGPDARTNREEIFGPVVHVAPFDDEDEAYALANGTDYGLAATVWTRDVGRAHRAGSRLDAGIVWVNTWFLRDLRTPFGGVKASGIGREGGVHSLDFYSELTNVCVDLS; this is encoded by the coding sequence ATGGCCGGGCACGCGCCGGACGGCCCCGGCCTGCTGCGCAACTTCGTGGGTGGTTCCTTCACCGACGCCGGGCCGCGGTTCGTCAAGCGCAGCCCCGTCACCGGCGAGCCGGTCTTCGAGGTGGTCGAGGCCGGCGAGTCCGTCGTGGACGACGCGGTCACCGCGGCCCGGGCGGCGCTGCGCGGCCCGTGGGGCCGGATGGGGGAGCGGGAGCGCGCCGAGGTGCTCCGCCGGGTCGCCGACGAGCTGGAGCGCCGCTTCGACGACCTGGTCGCCGCCGAGGTGGCCGACACCGGCAAGGCCATCTCGCAGGCCCGCACGCTGGACATCCCGCGCGGGGCGGCCAACTTCCGGGCGTTCGCCGAGATCGTGGCGACCGCGCCGACCGAGTCGTTCACCACGGTCACCCCGACCGGCGGCCGGGCCCTGAACTACGCGGTCCGTAAGCCGGTCGGCGTGGTCGCGATCATCGTGCCCTGGAACCTGCCGCTGCTGCTGCTCACCTGGAAGGTCGCCCCGGCCCTGGCCTGCGGCAACGCCGTGGTGGTGAAGCCCAGCGAGGAGACCCCCGCCTCGGCGACCCTGCTCGCCGAGGTGATGGCCGCGGCGGGCGTGCCCGAGGGCGTGTTCAACCTGGTGCACGGCTTCGGCCCCGGCTCGGCCGGCGAGCACCTCACCCGGCACCCGGGTGTCGACGCGATCACCTTCACCGGGGAGTCGGCCACCGGCAGCGCCATCATGCGGGCCGCCGCCGACGGAGTGAAGGCGGTCAGCTTCGAACTGGGCGGCAAGAACGCCGGCCTGGTCTTCGCCGACGCCGACCTGGACGCGGCGGTCGCCGGCTCGGTCCGGTCCAGCTTCACCAACGGCGGCCAGGTCTGCCTCTGCACCGAGCGGATCTACGTGCAGCGGCCGGTCTTCGAGGAGTTCACGGCCCGGCTGGCCAAGCGCGCCGACGAGCTGGCGTACGGCTGGCCGGCCGACGAGGCCACCGCGAACATGCCGCTGATCTCGCACACCCACCGGGACAAGGTGCTCGGCCACTACGACGTGGCCCGCACCGAGGGCGCCGAGGTACGCGCCGGGGGCGGGACGCCGCGCTTCGGCGACGCCCGCGACGGCGGCGCGTACGTGCAGCCGACCGTGCTCACCGGGCTGGGCCCGGACGCCCGCACCAACCGCGAGGAGATCTTCGGCCCGGTGGTGCACGTGGCGCCGTTCGACGACGAGGACGAGGCGTACGCCCTGGCCAACGGCACCGACTACGGCCTGGCGGCGACGGTCTGGACCCGGGACGTGGGCCGGGCGCACCGGGCCGGGTCCCGGCTGGACGCCGGCATCGTCTGGGTGAACACCTGGTTCCTGCGCGACCTGCGCACGCCGTTCGGCGGGGTGAAGGCGTCCGGCATCGGCCGGGAGGGCGGGGTGCACTCGCTCGACTTCTACTCCGAACTCACCAACGTCTGCGTGGACCTCTCATGA
- a CDS encoding 2-keto-4-pentenoate hydratase: MTVDIEAANRELAVARQEEKPCPPLRGRLLPEGDIAAAYQVQQVYTRQRLGKGHRRVGAKIGLTSRAVQENFGVFQPDFGVLFDDMAVGDGVEVPMSRLLQPRVEAEIAFVLGADLPDERVTTVDLIRAVDHVLPAIEIVDSRIAGWDISIVDTVADNASSGLFVLGTAPRRLADVDLRLCGMVLEHAGEPVSVGAGAACLGNPLHALEWLAGTMARAGDPLKAGDVVLSGALGPMVPVTPGAAYEARISGLGSVRTCFSKEAS, translated from the coding sequence ATGACCGTGGACATCGAAGCCGCCAACCGGGAACTGGCCGTGGCCCGGCAGGAGGAGAAGCCGTGCCCGCCGCTGCGCGGCCGGCTGCTGCCGGAGGGCGACATCGCGGCCGCCTACCAGGTGCAGCAGGTCTACACCCGGCAGCGGCTCGGCAAGGGCCACCGCCGGGTCGGCGCGAAGATCGGTCTCACCTCCCGGGCCGTGCAGGAGAACTTCGGCGTCTTCCAGCCCGACTTCGGGGTGCTCTTCGACGACATGGCGGTCGGCGACGGCGTCGAGGTGCCCATGAGCCGGCTGCTCCAGCCCCGGGTGGAGGCGGAGATCGCCTTCGTGCTGGGCGCGGACCTGCCCGACGAGCGGGTCACCACCGTCGACCTGATCCGGGCCGTCGACCACGTGCTGCCGGCCATCGAGATCGTCGACTCGCGGATCGCCGGCTGGGACATCTCCATCGTGGACACCGTGGCGGACAACGCCTCCAGCGGGTTGTTCGTGCTCGGCACCGCGCCGCGCCGGCTGGCCGACGTGGACCTGCGGCTGTGCGGGATGGTGCTGGAGCACGCCGGCGAGCCGGTCTCAGTGGGCGCCGGGGCGGCCTGCCTCGGCAACCCGCTGCACGCGCTCGAATGGCTGGCCGGCACCATGGCCCGCGCCGGCGACCCGCTGAAGGCCGGGGACGTGGTGCTCTCCGGGGCGCTCGGCCCGATGGTGCCCGTGACGCCGGGGGCGGCGTACGAGGCGCGGATCTCCGGGCTCGGCTCGGTGCGGACCTGTTTCTCCAAGGAGGCCTCATGA